In Agrobacterium tumefaciens, a single genomic region encodes these proteins:
- the dapD gene encoding 2,3,4,5-tetrahydropyridine-2,6-dicarboxylate N-succinyltransferase — protein MSLTDLTSLETTIETAFDNRDGVNVSTKGEVRDAVDTSLQLLDSGKVRVAEKQADGNWKVNQWLKKAVLLSFRLNDMEIVTGGPGESTWWDKVPSKFENWGENQFRAAGFRAVPSAVVRRSAYVAKNVVLMPSFVNLGAYVDEGTMVDTWATVGSCAQIGKNVHLSGGVGIGGVLEPLQAGPTIIEDNCFIGARSEVVEGCIVREGAVLGMGVFIGKSTKIVDRATGEITYGEVPPYSVVVAGTMPGKPFPNGEPGPSLYCAVIVKRVDEKTRSKTGINELLRD, from the coding sequence ATGAGCCTTACGGATCTCACCTCCCTCGAAACCACCATCGAAACAGCCTTCGACAACCGTGACGGTGTAAACGTATCGACGAAGGGCGAGGTTCGTGACGCGGTGGACACATCTCTTCAACTTCTCGATAGCGGCAAGGTCCGCGTCGCCGAAAAGCAGGCGGACGGGAACTGGAAGGTGAACCAGTGGCTGAAGAAGGCCGTTCTCCTGTCCTTCCGCCTGAACGACATGGAGATCGTCACCGGCGGACCGGGCGAATCCACCTGGTGGGACAAGGTGCCGTCGAAGTTCGAAAACTGGGGCGAAAACCAGTTTCGCGCCGCCGGCTTCCGCGCCGTGCCGAGTGCCGTCGTGCGCCGCTCCGCCTATGTGGCCAAGAACGTCGTTCTGATGCCTTCCTTCGTCAATCTCGGCGCCTATGTCGATGAAGGCACGATGGTCGATACCTGGGCGACCGTCGGCTCCTGCGCGCAGATCGGCAAGAATGTGCATCTTTCCGGCGGCGTCGGCATCGGCGGCGTTCTGGAGCCGCTGCAGGCCGGCCCGACCATCATCGAGGATAATTGCTTCATCGGCGCCCGTTCGGAAGTCGTTGAAGGCTGCATCGTACGCGAAGGCGCCGTTCTCGGCATGGGCGTCTTCATCGGCAAATCGACCAAGATCGTCGATCGTGCCACCGGCGAGATCACCTATGGCGAAGTGCCGCCCTATTCCGTCGTCGTTGCCGGCACCATGCCGGGCAAGCCTTTCCCGAACGGCGAGCCGGGCCCGAGCCTCTATTGCGCCGTGATCGTCAAGCGCGTCGATGAAAAGACCCGCTCGAAGACCGGCATCAACGAGCTTCTGCGCGACTGA
- a CDS encoding TIGR00730 family Rossman fold protein, with protein MTRLKNGKLRRKDGAWDPLKRSAVDKQQAEVVVKTPQSDSPSYRLAYVDMDFLCREELRPVRLQLELLKTEMALTERGINSTVVMFGGARIPEPGGEAWAARNETQKRNLEQSSVYYEEARKFARLCTDYGAKSGHLEYVVVTGGGPGVMEAGNRGAMDAGGPSIGLNIVLPHEQAPNPYVTPELSFNFHYFAIRKMHFLMRAKAVVVFPGGFGTLDELFEALTLIQTKRMAPIPLILFGEKFWRSVVNFEFLADFGTIAPEDMELLHFAETADDAWNIISAYYEH; from the coding sequence ATGACACGACTGAAAAATGGCAAATTGCGGCGCAAGGACGGGGCATGGGACCCGTTGAAGCGCAGTGCTGTGGACAAGCAGCAGGCCGAGGTCGTTGTCAAAACGCCGCAGTCGGATTCCCCGTCCTACCGGCTGGCCTATGTGGATATGGACTTTCTCTGCCGTGAGGAGTTGCGCCCCGTCAGGCTGCAGCTGGAACTTCTGAAGACGGAAATGGCGCTCACCGAGCGCGGGATTAATTCCACCGTCGTCATGTTCGGCGGCGCCCGCATTCCCGAGCCGGGTGGCGAAGCCTGGGCGGCGCGCAACGAAACGCAGAAGCGCAATCTGGAGCAATCCTCGGTTTATTACGAAGAGGCGCGCAAGTTCGCCCGCCTTTGCACCGACTATGGCGCGAAATCCGGTCACTTGGAATATGTCGTGGTCACCGGCGGCGGTCCCGGCGTCATGGAAGCTGGCAATCGCGGTGCCATGGATGCCGGAGGCCCCTCCATCGGCCTCAATATCGTTCTGCCGCACGAGCAGGCGCCCAACCCCTATGTCACTCCGGAACTGAGCTTCAACTTCCACTATTTCGCCATCCGCAAGATGCATTTCCTGATGCGGGCGAAGGCCGTGGTTGTTTTCCCCGGTGGCTTTGGCACGCTGGATGAACTGTTCGAGGCGCTGACGCTGATCCAAACGAAACGCATGGCGCCCATTCCGCTCATCCTGTTCGGGGAGAAATTCTGGCGCTCGGTCGTCAATTTCGAGTTCCTCGCGGACTTCGGGACCATTGCGCCGGAAGATATGGAGCTGCTGCATTTCGCCGAAACGGCCGACGATGCATGGAACATCATATCCGCCTATTACGAACACTGA
- a CDS encoding methyl-accepting chemotaxis protein gives MFNFKVKSLATKLILVTGCAITTVLIASNSFLISQTSERVHALTMEQANTEARAIANVIAADVGELGSAARSMAGVIGRAHQAKSMDRPGIVNILKANVEQNAFAFGSWFCEQLGLFDGQSTEIANRLDLGTNKNGAFAPYWSKTQKGDIQFSTFDNDYAAEWYALASKSGKGAITQPYLAQGTEVPTTMTSLAYPVMSDGKMIGVAGVDISLAALSQKLQALHPFETGRVTLVSQGGQWLVPPTPEQNMKAYDGDGASTVQAAIASSKQGLIENLGLDTDAPYNRLVYPFAVPGLNATWVVLVDIPHKALNAPVQEQTYLMIIGAIVILAAVIAALYFAVRHFVGNPLASLVADVRTLSDGRYEVPVSGQERRDETGAVATALEGFRAKLAGIREMEADAAAQRDNAETERQRSEFERSENSRMQQHIVSALGAGLNALSQGNLTYRIEDEFPGEYAKLRADFNSALESLEETVSTVNATVVSIGNGTGEITRAASDLSHRTEQQAASLEETAAALNELTAQVNSSAENAAEAAGAVSHACDDAGKSGEVVQQAVNSMQGIAQSSAEISRIIGVIDEIAFQTNLLALNAGVEAARAGDAGKGFAVVAQEVRELAQRSATAAKEIKGLINTSATQVGEGVQLVGKAGETMKKIADQVLQINQLIRQISASASEQAVGLKEINSAVTQMDQVTQQNAAMVEETTAASVTLNSEAETLKSLVAGFAVSGGHSSQQLRATAATMRASTAPAKAHAAASRARPRTSGANALAQDDWTEF, from the coding sequence ATGTTCAATTTCAAAGTGAAGTCGCTTGCGACGAAGCTGATCCTCGTGACCGGCTGCGCCATCACCACGGTTCTTATCGCATCGAATTCCTTCCTCATTTCCCAGACCAGTGAACGTGTCCATGCGCTGACCATGGAGCAGGCCAATACCGAGGCGCGCGCCATCGCCAACGTCATTGCCGCCGATGTCGGCGAACTCGGCAGCGCCGCGCGCTCGATGGCTGGTGTCATCGGCCGTGCGCATCAGGCGAAATCGATGGACCGGCCCGGGATCGTCAATATCCTCAAAGCCAATGTCGAGCAGAATGCCTTCGCTTTCGGAAGCTGGTTCTGCGAACAGCTGGGTCTTTTCGATGGACAGAGCACGGAGATCGCCAACAGGCTCGATCTCGGCACCAATAAAAACGGTGCTTTCGCCCCCTATTGGTCGAAGACCCAGAAGGGCGACATTCAGTTCTCGACCTTCGACAATGACTATGCGGCCGAATGGTATGCGCTGGCCTCCAAATCCGGTAAGGGCGCCATCACCCAGCCTTATCTCGCCCAGGGCACGGAAGTGCCCACCACCATGACCTCGCTCGCTTATCCCGTCATGTCGGATGGCAAGATGATTGGTGTGGCGGGTGTCGATATTTCGCTGGCCGCGCTGTCGCAGAAGCTGCAGGCGCTGCATCCTTTCGAAACCGGTCGCGTGACGCTCGTTTCGCAGGGCGGCCAGTGGCTGGTGCCGCCGACGCCCGAGCAGAATATGAAGGCCTATGACGGAGATGGCGCAAGCACCGTTCAAGCGGCGATTGCATCCAGCAAGCAGGGCCTCATCGAAAATCTCGGCCTCGATACGGACGCACCCTATAACCGGCTTGTTTATCCTTTCGCCGTGCCGGGCCTCAATGCGACCTGGGTGGTGCTGGTGGATATTCCGCACAAGGCGCTGAACGCACCGGTTCAGGAGCAGACCTATCTGATGATCATCGGCGCAATCGTCATTCTCGCCGCCGTCATCGCCGCGCTTTATTTCGCCGTTCGGCATTTCGTCGGCAACCCGCTCGCCTCGCTGGTCGCTGATGTGAGAACTTTGAGCGATGGCCGTTATGAGGTGCCGGTCTCCGGACAGGAACGCAGGGATGAAACGGGTGCTGTTGCAACGGCACTGGAAGGCTTTCGCGCAAAGCTTGCCGGTATCCGTGAAATGGAGGCCGATGCCGCCGCCCAGCGCGACAACGCGGAAACGGAGCGCCAGCGGTCCGAGTTCGAGCGCAGTGAAAACAGTCGGATGCAGCAACACATCGTCAGCGCGCTCGGTGCCGGCCTCAACGCGCTTTCGCAGGGCAATCTGACCTACCGTATTGAAGATGAATTCCCCGGCGAATATGCAAAGCTGCGCGCTGACTTCAACTCGGCGCTCGAAAGTCTCGAGGAAACGGTTTCCACCGTCAACGCAACGGTCGTCAGTATCGGCAATGGCACTGGCGAGATCACCCGCGCCGCCAGCGACCTTTCACACCGCACGGAACAGCAGGCCGCGAGCCTCGAAGAAACCGCCGCCGCTCTCAACGAATTGACCGCACAGGTCAATTCCAGCGCGGAAAACGCCGCAGAAGCGGCCGGTGCCGTCAGCCATGCTTGCGATGACGCCGGCAAGTCCGGCGAGGTCGTGCAGCAGGCCGTGAATTCCATGCAGGGCATCGCGCAGTCCTCTGCGGAAATCTCCCGTATCATCGGGGTGATTGACGAGATCGCCTTCCAGACCAATCTTCTGGCGCTGAATGCCGGCGTCGAAGCGGCCCGCGCGGGCGATGCGGGCAAGGGCTTTGCCGTCGTCGCACAGGAAGTGCGTGAACTCGCTCAACGCTCCGCAACGGCTGCCAAGGAGATCAAAGGTCTGATCAACACCTCTGCCACGCAGGTGGGCGAGGGTGTCCAGCTAGTCGGCAAGGCCGGTGAGACGATGAAAAAGATCGCCGATCAGGTTCTGCAGATCAACCAGCTGATACGGCAGATTTCAGCCTCCGCCAGCGAGCAGGCGGTGGGGCTGAAGGAAATCAACTCCGCCGTTACCCAGATGGATCAGGTCACCCAGCAGAATGCGGCGATGGTGGAGGAAACCACGGCGGCCAGCGTGACGCTGAACAGCGAAGCCGAAACCCTGAAATCGCTCGTTGCCGGTTTTGCGGTCTCCGGCGGCCATTCCAGCCAGCAATTGCGCGCCACGGCGGCGACAATGCGTGCGTCCACCGCTCCGGCAAAGGCCCACGCTGCGGCTTCCCGCGCCCGTCCGAGAACCAGCGGTGCAAACGCACTGGCGCAGGATGACTGGACGGAATTCTGA
- a CDS encoding nucleoside hydrolase, whose translation MAERRKIIIDTDPGQDDAAAIMLAFGSPDEIDILGLCAVAGNVPLKLTSRNIRIICELCGRTDIPVYEGAEKPLVRKPITAEHVHGSTGLNGPVLDEPTMEAQEQHAVDFIIETLMREPAGTVTLCTLGALTNVALALLKAPEIADRVKELVMMGGGFFEGGNITPAAEFNIYVDPQAADIVFRSGMPVVMMPLDVTHKLLTTKARVNRIRDIGTRPAIAMAEMLEFFERFDIEKYGSDGGPLHDPSVIAYLLKPELFEGRECNVEIEVISELTMGMTVVDWWRVTDRPANARVMRNVNADGFFELLTERFARL comes from the coding sequence ATGGCAGAACGCAGAAAAATCATCATCGACACCGATCCGGGCCAGGACGACGCGGCGGCAATCATGCTCGCTTTTGGAAGCCCTGACGAAATCGACATTCTCGGACTGTGCGCCGTTGCCGGCAACGTTCCGCTGAAACTGACCAGCCGCAACATCCGCATCATCTGCGAATTGTGCGGCCGCACCGATATTCCCGTCTATGAGGGCGCGGAGAAGCCGCTGGTGCGCAAGCCCATCACCGCCGAACATGTTCACGGCAGCACCGGCCTTAACGGCCCGGTTCTCGATGAGCCGACAATGGAGGCGCAAGAGCAGCATGCGGTCGATTTCATCATCGAGACGCTGATGCGGGAACCCGCCGGCACCGTGACGCTCTGCACGCTTGGCGCGCTGACCAATGTGGCGCTGGCTCTCCTGAAGGCGCCTGAGATCGCCGACCGCGTCAAGGAACTCGTGATGATGGGCGGCGGCTTCTTCGAAGGCGGCAACATCACGCCGGCGGCGGAATTCAACATCTATGTCGATCCGCAGGCCGCCGATATCGTTTTCCGCTCCGGCATGCCTGTTGTCATGATGCCGCTTGATGTCACCCACAAGCTGCTGACCACCAAGGCGCGCGTCAACCGCATTCGCGACATCGGCACGCGCCCGGCCATCGCCATGGCGGAAATGCTGGAATTCTTCGAGCGTTTCGACATCGAGAAATACGGTTCTGATGGCGGCCCGCTGCATGATCCGAGCGTCATTGCCTATCTCCTCAAGCCCGAACTTTTCGAGGGCCGCGAGTGCAATGTCGAGATCGAGGTCATTTCCGAACTGACCATGGGCATGACTGTCGTGGACTGGTGGCGGGTGACGGACCGTCCCGCCAATGCCCGCGTGATGCGCAATGTCAATGCGGATGGCTTCTTCGAGTTGCTGACCGAACGTTTCGCCCGGCTCTGA
- a CDS encoding Hsp20 family protein → MSRMTPFTHPLLLGFDAMEKTLERMAKANDGYPPYNIERLPGGEEVPERLRITIAVAGFSQDDLDVTTADNQLVIRGRQQEQEKGDFLYRGIAARQFQRVFVLADGMQVREARLRNGLLSIDLVRPEISNVVKKINISVSE, encoded by the coding sequence ATGAGCCGCATGACGCCATTCACCCACCCTCTTTTGCTGGGTTTTGATGCCATGGAAAAAACGCTGGAGCGCATGGCGAAGGCCAATGACGGCTACCCTCCCTATAACATCGAGCGTCTGCCTGGCGGCGAAGAGGTGCCGGAGCGTCTACGCATCACCATCGCGGTTGCCGGTTTTTCGCAGGATGATCTGGATGTGACGACAGCTGACAACCAGCTTGTCATTCGGGGCCGCCAGCAGGAACAGGAGAAGGGCGATTTTCTCTATCGCGGCATCGCGGCGCGGCAGTTCCAGCGGGTCTTCGTGCTTGCCGATGGCATGCAGGTGCGGGAAGCGCGCCTGCGCAACGGCCTTCTTTCCATCGATCTGGTGCGGCCCGAAATTTCAAACGTGGTAAAGAAAATTAATATTTCCGTCTCAGAGTAG
- a CDS encoding DUF1150 family protein, which yields MLLKEAHARLTQSQFAHIGEGEVGYIRKIRAEDVSRCFPEAPDLDPQLDLWALFGADGTPILLTDNRSSTFFKAAEDDLKTVSLH from the coding sequence ATGCTCTTAAAAGAAGCGCATGCGCGTCTCACCCAGTCCCAGTTCGCCCATATCGGTGAAGGAGAAGTGGGATATATTCGCAAGATCCGTGCGGAAGACGTTAGCCGCTGTTTCCCGGAAGCGCCCGATCTCGATCCGCAGCTGGATCTGTGGGCGCTGTTCGGCGCGGATGGTACGCCTATCCTCCTGACAGACAATCGTTCCAGTACCTTTTTCAAGGCGGCGGAAGACGATCTAAAAACCGTCAGTCTCCATTGA
- a CDS encoding EF-hand domain-containing protein, producing MTMSTRKIALSALGAALLLGSAATASFAAPPPHGKGHGDRMPFRPELMYVHLLKVADTNKDGKITKEEFAARQDALFAEIDKDKDGSITPKEIREYRQAKMEAFRAAHPRPEGDEAKTPEGKRAEREHGGRQGWGKHGGKGAAYALFRTADTDENGQVSKAEFTAAGEKMFERLDRNKDGVISIDDMPDRPFL from the coding sequence ATGACGATGTCTACAAGAAAAATCGCACTCTCTGCTCTTGGCGCAGCCCTTTTGCTCGGCTCGGCCGCAACGGCAAGTTTCGCCGCCCCACCCCCGCATGGCAAAGGCCACGGCGATCGCATGCCGTTCCGCCCGGAACTGATGTACGTTCACCTTCTGAAGGTGGCCGACACCAACAAGGACGGCAAGATTACGAAGGAAGAGTTCGCCGCACGTCAGGACGCGCTTTTTGCCGAGATCGACAAGGACAAGGACGGTTCGATCACGCCAAAGGAAATACGTGAATACCGCCAGGCAAAAATGGAGGCGTTTCGCGCCGCCCATCCGCGCCCCGAGGGTGACGAAGCCAAGACCCCCGAAGGCAAGCGCGCCGAACGCGAACATGGCGGCCGTCAGGGCTGGGGCAAACATGGCGGCAAGGGTGCGGCCTACGCGCTGTTCCGCACGGCCGATACGGATGAGAACGGCCAGGTCAGCAAGGCCGAATTCACTGCCGCCGGCGAAAAAATGTTCGAGCGGCTGGACAGGAACAAGGACGGCGTCATCTCCATCGACGACATGCCGGACCGCCCGTTCCTCTGA
- a CDS encoding pyrimidine 5'-nucleotidase — MDTKPKNLPDAADFAHVSEWVFDLDNTLYPHHVNLFSQIDRNMTAYVAELLKLDPEEARVLQKRYYHDHGTTLQGLMINYGISPDEFLERAHAIDYSALKPHPELGEAIRALPGRKFILTNGSVKHAQAAAGALGILDHFEDIFDIVAAGYLPKPASATYEKFAALAKLDTKNAAMFEDLPRNLAAPKALGMKTVLLVPSNLEGVIMERWEIPDVTDEHIDYITDDLTGFLTKTIKG, encoded by the coding sequence ATGGACACAAAGCCGAAAAACCTGCCCGACGCCGCCGATTTCGCCCATGTCAGCGAATGGGTCTTCGATCTCGACAACACGCTCTATCCGCATCACGTCAATCTGTTTTCCCAGATCGACCGTAACATGACGGCCTATGTGGCGGAGCTTCTGAAGCTCGACCCGGAAGAGGCCCGCGTCTTGCAGAAGCGTTATTATCACGACCATGGCACCACGCTTCAGGGCCTGATGATCAATTATGGCATCAGCCCGGACGAGTTTCTGGAACGTGCCCATGCCATCGACTATTCGGCGCTGAAACCGCATCCGGAACTCGGCGAGGCGATCAGGGCTCTGCCGGGTCGCAAGTTCATCCTGACCAATGGCAGCGTCAAACATGCGCAGGCTGCCGCCGGCGCACTCGGCATTCTCGATCATTTCGAGGATATTTTCGATATCGTCGCCGCCGGTTACCTGCCGAAGCCGGCCAGCGCGACCTATGAGAAGTTCGCAGCCCTTGCGAAACTCGATACGAAAAACGCCGCCATGTTCGAGGACCTGCCGCGCAATCTCGCGGCTCCCAAGGCGCTCGGCATGAAGACCGTGCTGCTCGTGCCCTCCAATCTTGAGGGCGTGATCATGGAACGCTGGGAAATCCCTGATGTGACGGATGAGCATATCGACTACATTACCGACGACCTGACGGGGTTCCTGACGAAAACCATCAAGGGCTGA
- a CDS encoding DMT family transporter produces MELWIGITFASAFLQNLRSTLQKHLKGMMGTTGATFVRFVFGVPFALAYLAFLHLGLGRPLPVPNMSFAVWATVGAMAQIAATFLLVHLFSFRNFAVGTAYSRTEPAQAALFALIFIGESVTGGTLAAIAISVAGVMLISVARTEVTPASFLTSIFSRTAGIGLASGAFFGLSSVAYRSASLALAPSLPAPDAMMQAGFTLVVVIVMQTVSMFLWIIWREREELRRIARVWKPSLAVGFVGATASFGWFTAMTLQQAAVVKALAQVEMLFAFASTVLFFKEKINRLELSGCLLIVVGVLSLLAFG; encoded by the coding sequence ATGGAACTCTGGATAGGCATTACTTTCGCAAGCGCGTTCCTGCAGAACCTGCGCTCAACGTTGCAAAAGCACCTCAAGGGTATGATGGGCACGACAGGCGCGACGTTTGTGCGCTTCGTGTTCGGCGTGCCCTTCGCTCTCGCTTATCTTGCATTTCTGCATCTCGGGCTTGGCCGGCCGCTGCCGGTGCCAAACATGTCCTTCGCCGTATGGGCAACGGTCGGGGCCATGGCGCAGATCGCCGCCACTTTCCTGCTGGTGCACCTGTTCTCTTTCCGCAATTTCGCTGTTGGCACGGCCTATTCCCGCACCGAGCCGGCACAGGCGGCGCTGTTTGCCCTTATCTTCATCGGCGAAAGCGTCACTGGCGGGACATTGGCGGCCATTGCGATATCGGTCGCCGGCGTCATGCTGATTTCCGTGGCGCGTACGGAAGTGACGCCCGCTTCTTTCTTGACCTCGATCTTCAGCCGGACGGCAGGTATCGGTCTTGCCTCGGGTGCATTCTTCGGCCTGTCCTCGGTTGCCTACCGGTCGGCATCGCTGGCGCTCGCGCCAAGCCTGCCTGCCCCGGATGCGATGATGCAGGCGGGCTTCACCCTCGTCGTCGTCATCGTCATGCAAACGGTGTCGATGTTCCTCTGGATCATCTGGCGCGAAAGGGAAGAGTTACGGCGTATCGCCAGGGTCTGGAAACCGTCGCTCGCGGTCGGTTTCGTGGGCGCCACGGCCTCATTCGGCTGGTTCACGGCGATGACCCTGCAGCAGGCCGCCGTGGTGAAGGCGCTGGCGCAGGTGGAGATGCTGTTCGCCTTCGCCTCGACCGTGCTTTTCTTCAAGGAGAAGATCAACCGGCTCGAACTGTCCGGCTGCCTGCTGATCGTCGTTGGTGTGCTGTCGCTTCTGGCATTCGGCTGA
- the argB gene encoding acetylglutamate kinase, protein MTSSESEIQARLLAQALPFMQKYENKTIVVKYGGHAMGDSTLGKAFAEDIALLKQSGINPIVVHGGGPQIGAMLTKMGIESKFEGGLRVTDAKTVEIVEMVLAGSINKEIVALINQTGEWAIGLCGKDGNMVFAEKAKKTVIDPDSNIERVLDLGFVGEVVEVDRTLLDLLAKSEMIPVIAPVAPGRDGATYNINADTFAGAIAGALHASRLLFLTDVPGVLDKNKELIKELTVSQARALIKDGTISGGMIPKVETCIDAIKAGVQGVVILNGKTPHSVLLEIFTEGAGTLIVP, encoded by the coding sequence ATGACTTCTTCCGAAAGCGAAATTCAGGCACGGCTACTCGCGCAGGCCCTGCCCTTCATGCAGAAATACGAGAACAAGACAATCGTGGTGAAATATGGTGGCCACGCCATGGGCGACTCCACGCTCGGCAAGGCTTTCGCGGAAGACATCGCCCTGTTGAAGCAGTCCGGCATCAACCCCATCGTCGTCCATGGCGGCGGCCCGCAGATCGGCGCGATGCTGACGAAAATGGGCATTGAATCGAAATTCGAGGGCGGACTGCGCGTCACCGACGCCAAGACGGTCGAGATCGTCGAGATGGTTCTGGCCGGTTCGATCAACAAGGAAATCGTCGCCCTCATCAACCAAACGGGCGAATGGGCCATCGGTCTGTGCGGCAAGGACGGCAACATGGTCTTCGCCGAAAAGGCGAAAAAGACGGTCATCGATCCCGACAGCAATATCGAGCGCGTGCTCGATCTCGGTTTCGTTGGTGAAGTCGTGGAAGTCGACCGCACCCTGCTTGATTTACTTGCCAAATCGGAGATGATCCCGGTCATCGCGCCCGTCGCTCCCGGCCGTGACGGCGCCACCTACAACATTAATGCCGATACCTTCGCCGGCGCCATTGCCGGAGCGCTTCACGCCTCACGCCTTCTGTTCCTCACGGACGTGCCTGGTGTCCTCGACAAGAACAAGGAACTTATCAAGGAACTGACTGTCTCCCAGGCGCGCGCGCTCATCAAGGACGGCACGATTTCCGGTGGCATGATCCCAAAGGTCGAGACCTGCATCGACGCCATCAAGGCCGGTGTGCAAGGCGTGGTGATTCTCAACGGCAAGACACCGCATTCCGTACTTCTGGAAATCTTCACGGAAGGCGCCGGCACGCTTATCGTGCCCTGA
- the yihA gene encoding ribosome biogenesis GTP-binding protein YihA/YsxC has protein sequence MSDTGTATEKPLFGRPWIFIRGVPAMKFLPPEGPPEIAFAGRSNVGKSSLINALVGHKGLARTSNTPGRTQELNYFVPEGYSGEPGDLPPMALVDMPGYGYAQAPKDHVDAWTKLVFDYLRGRATLKRVYVLIDSRHGIKKNDEEVLSLLDKAAVSYQVVLTKTDKIKDVGVPRLIGETLEKIRKRPAAYPEVLATSSEKSFGLDDLRAEIVRTVSL, from the coding sequence ATGAGTGACACCGGCACGGCAACCGAAAAGCCCCTGTTCGGGCGACCCTGGATTTTCATTCGCGGCGTTCCCGCAATGAAATTCCTGCCGCCCGAGGGCCCGCCGGAAATTGCATTTGCCGGTCGCTCGAATGTCGGCAAGTCCTCGCTCATCAACGCATTGGTGGGTCACAAGGGCCTTGCCCGCACGTCCAACACGCCCGGACGTACGCAGGAACTGAACTATTTCGTTCCTGAAGGTTATTCCGGCGAGCCGGGCGACCTGCCGCCGATGGCATTGGTCGATATGCCCGGTTACGGCTATGCGCAGGCGCCCAAGGACCATGTCGATGCCTGGACGAAACTCGTCTTCGATTATCTGCGCGGCCGGGCGACGCTGAAGCGCGTTTACGTGCTGATCGATTCCCGTCATGGCATTAAGAAGAACGACGAAGAGGTCCTGAGCCTGCTCGACAAAGCGGCCGTGTCCTATCAGGTCGTGCTGACGAAGACGGACAAGATCAAGGACGTTGGCGTTCCCCGGCTGATTGGCGAAACGCTGGAGAAAATCCGCAAGCGTCCCGCTGCCTATCCCGAAGTTCTTGCCACATCGTCGGAAAAGTCATTCGGGCTGGACGATCTACGCGCCGAGATCGTCAGAACGGTCTCGCTCTAG